A DNA window from Coprobacter tertius contains the following coding sequences:
- a CDS encoding OmpA family protein: protein MIRKTLLLVLLAVLPLSLFAQDQAEQKSVIGNDKYSVYTNRFGDNWFMSVGAGPQVYFGEDDSEGPFEKRISSSIDIGFGKWFTPGLALRLQFSGIQARGWGYEGKEAYLYGNPNSKGLYRQKWNIGYIHGDVMFNLTNLFCGYRENRVYSIIPVIGFGWLHTTDWAERQYFGFNFGLLNRFHVSKAWDINLEARAMITTASFSGTRAGKTGGDAMYALNIGATYYFKTRGFTNRPIVKEGVSYEEMKRVQDKLKEQESLNTNLQSELAEEKSKPPVVKEVVKVVNRQEVTVPRIIFFTINKSTLTSREKVNIRYIADEIKLNTYKTYTIKGYADNATGSEEYNRRLSQQRAKTVYNVLVNDYGVNESQLKIEAKGGVNKMYESNALTRIVIVE from the coding sequence ATGATTAGAAAGACTCTACTGCTTGTATTGCTGGCAGTTCTGCCGCTTAGTTTGTTTGCTCAAGATCAGGCCGAGCAAAAATCGGTAATCGGTAACGATAAATATTCTGTTTATACCAACCGTTTCGGGGATAACTGGTTTATGAGTGTGGGGGCAGGTCCACAGGTATATTTTGGAGAAGATGATTCCGAAGGACCTTTCGAGAAGCGTATATCTTCCTCTATCGATATCGGGTTCGGTAAATGGTTTACTCCGGGTCTGGCACTGCGACTGCAATTTAGCGGAATACAAGCACGAGGATGGGGGTATGAAGGGAAAGAAGCATATTTGTATGGTAACCCGAACAGTAAAGGACTTTATCGCCAGAAATGGAATATAGGATATATTCATGGTGATGTAATGTTTAATCTCACCAATCTTTTTTGCGGATATAGAGAGAATCGTGTATATAGTATCATCCCCGTTATCGGTTTTGGTTGGCTGCATACCACCGATTGGGCCGAAAGACAATATTTCGGTTTCAATTTCGGGTTACTTAACCGCTTTCATGTATCAAAAGCTTGGGACATTAATCTCGAAGCCCGGGCTATGATTACTACGGCGTCGTTTAGCGGAACCCGGGCGGGAAAGACCGGTGGTGACGCTATGTATGCTTTAAACATAGGGGCTACTTACTATTTTAAAACAAGAGGTTTTACCAATCGACCGATTGTAAAAGAAGGTGTTTCGTATGAGGAAATGAAACGTGTACAGGATAAATTGAAAGAACAAGAAAGCCTGAATACTAATTTGCAAAGCGAATTGGCCGAAGAAAAAAGTAAACCTCCAGTGGTTAAAGAAGTTGTAAAGGTGGTGAATAGGCAAGAAGTTACGGTTCCCCGTATTATTTTCTTTACGATCAATAAATCTACTCTCACTTCGAGAGAGAAAGTAAATATTCGGTACATAGCCGACGAAATAAAATTGAATACATATAAGACTTATACGATTAAAGGCTATGCTGATAATGCGACCGGTTCAGAAGAATATAACCGAAGATTGAGTCAACAAAGGGCCAAAACAGTATATAATGTATTGGTAAATGACTACGGAGTAAATGAAAGCCAGTTGAAAATCGAGGCTAAAGGCGGAGTGAATAAAATGTACGAAAGTAATGCGCTTACTCGTATTGTCATTGTTGAATAA
- the trpA gene encoding tryptophan synthase subunit alpha, whose translation MNLINSLFNLKDRNILSVYFTAGYPHLEDTRHILRELQHQGVDMVEIGIPFSDPMADGPVIQAAATDALRNGMTLHKLFEQLENIRSEITIPIILMGYLNPIMQYGFENFCRDCAARGINGMIIPDLPFKDYLENYKPIADKYDLRIIMLITPETSDERIRFIDEHTDGFIYMVSSAAITGAQKSFNEAKQAYFKRIENMQLRNQRLIGFGISNKETFDAACHNASGAIIGSKFVELLGQKETPKEAVSELLRLIGRK comes from the coding sequence ATGAACCTCATTAACTCTCTTTTCAATTTAAAGGACCGCAATATTCTTTCTGTTTATTTTACTGCGGGCTATCCTCACCTCGAAGATACCCGTCATATATTGCGAGAATTACAGCATCAGGGCGTAGATATGGTAGAAATAGGAATTCCTTTTTCCGACCCGATGGCCGACGGGCCTGTCATACAAGCAGCTGCTACAGATGCCTTACGTAACGGCATGACTCTGCATAAACTATTCGAGCAACTCGAAAACATCCGGTCCGAAATTACGATACCAATCATTCTGATGGGATATCTTAACCCGATCATGCAATACGGATTTGAAAATTTCTGTCGGGATTGTGCAGCAAGAGGAATCAACGGGATGATCATTCCCGACCTTCCTTTTAAAGATTACCTCGAAAATTATAAACCGATCGCCGATAAATACGATTTGCGTATTATCATGCTTATTACTCCCGAAACAAGTGATGAACGTATTCGTTTTATCGATGAACATACCGACGGATTTATCTATATGGTTTCTTCTGCAGCCATAACCGGAGCACAAAAATCGTTCAACGAAGCAAAACAAGCTTATTTTAAACGTATTGAAAACATGCAACTACGCAATCAGAGATTAATCGGGTTCGGGATTTCCAACAAAGAAACTTTTGATGCCGCATGCCATAATGCGTCGGGAGCTATTATCGGAAGTAAATTCGTAGAGCTTTTGGGGCAAAAAGAAACACCCAAAGAAGCGGTATCTGAACTGTTACGCCTCATCGGCAGGAAATAA
- the trpC gene encoding indole-3-glycerol phosphate synthase TrpC — MNILDTIISEKKKEIIRQQEAFGTELLLESEQIQRKTFSMSRSIRESASGIIAEFKRRSPSKGWIHPHANVIDVVTGYEKAGAAASSILTDEVFFGGMPGDLVQARQQVKIPLLRKDFIIDEYQIYQAKAIGADAILLIASAISRKECKRFATLAHQLGLEVLLELHDIAELDYADCEADMIGVNNRDLTTFETKIDHSFEMIKHLPSSALCISESGISDPNVVFSLRQAGFEGFLMGENFMKHEDPQSALANFIGQLTQMAV, encoded by the coding sequence ATGAATATTTTAGATACGATTATTTCGGAAAAGAAAAAAGAGATTATCCGCCAACAGGAAGCGTTCGGCACCGAATTACTTCTCGAATCGGAGCAAATTCAACGTAAAACCTTCTCGATGAGTCGATCGATTAGAGAATCGGCATCGGGAATTATTGCAGAATTTAAGCGGCGTTCTCCATCGAAAGGATGGATACACCCACACGCAAATGTGATCGATGTTGTTACCGGATATGAAAAAGCCGGAGCCGCCGCTTCTTCGATCCTTACCGACGAAGTATTTTTCGGTGGTATGCCGGGCGATCTCGTTCAAGCACGCCAACAAGTAAAAATACCCTTATTACGTAAAGATTTTATTATCGACGAGTATCAGATTTATCAAGCTAAAGCTATAGGAGCTGACGCAATATTGCTTATTGCCTCGGCCATCTCCCGAAAAGAATGCAAGCGATTTGCAACTTTGGCTCATCAGTTAGGACTCGAAGTACTACTCGAACTACATGATATCGCCGAACTCGATTACGCAGATTGCGAAGCCGATATGATTGGTGTCAATAATCGTGATCTCACGACATTCGAGACAAAAATTGATCATTCTTTTGAAATGATAAAACATTTACCTTCATCGGCATTATGTATCTCTGAAAGCGGGATATCCGATCCCAATGTAGTTTTTAGCCTTCGACAGGCCGGTTTCGAAGGATTCCTGATGGGAGAAAATTTTATGAAACATGAAGATCCGCAATCGGCTCTTGCAAATTTTATCGGACAACTAACTCAAATGGCAGTATGA